The DNA window AGTGACGAAGAGCATGAGCAACGAGCAGCCCAGCAAATAAAGTTCTCCAAGATGCCGGTCCGGCAACGCGCTGGATCGTCGCCCATCCAGGCATCGCATctcaagcagcagcagcagcagcagcagacatCACCCCGGATACCACGGCGAGGCTCACAGTCGGCGCTGGAGACGGTCCGCgagaggccgcggcgcgacACCGTCACCAGCAGCGAGATATCATCCGAGAATGAATTCGACCTCCCTGCGGCGCATAGGCACcgagaggcggcgcgagctgCCGCCAAGGCGGTGAGGCTGCAAGACAGGATCAATGAGgagccgacgcccgccttgCAGAGGGCGGACACGACCCTTTTgcctgaggaggaggaggatgaagacgacTCGGATGAAGGCTCGGAAATGTCAGGAGACTACGTCGGGAGCATAGACTCGGCGTCCATCCTGGAAGGCGTGGAGAATCCAATGAATCCTTCGCCCACGCAACCAGTCATCGGAACACCACCCAAGAACTTTACACGGCAGTCTACGATTCGCAAGTCGAACGCACCACCGAAACCCGTGACCCTCGAGGCATtaccgccgccacggccgatGAGCACCATTCGGCCGATGAGCATGGTGCAGCCGCAGAGCCTGCTCTCGGCCGCGCTCAAAGCCAGGGAGCACaagtcgtcggtgccgttcCAAAAGTTTGCGCACTTTAGCGGCCAGGGAACCCAGGGCTCCATCAACGTTCGCATCTACGCTCCCTTTTCTAAGACGGCGGGCAAGCCCTTTGAGGTGCTCATCAGGCCGCGCGTCCAGGACGGGCAAAACGCGGAGCGGGTGGTAACGGTGGCGGATCTCATCGGCCTCAGTCTCTACAGATACaacgaggagaagagggagccGCAGATCCCTGCCAAGAAATTCAGCATCAACTGGTGGACACTACGCATGGTGGAGGAAGGAggcgaggtggacgacgactttCCCCCCTTTGAGAGAACGAAGCCCCTCAGCGCGTTTACAACGGTCAACAACGCCAGCGCTCGTGGAGGTGGGAGGTTGCGGTCCAACTCGTCGGCCTTTGACGAGTTCGCCTTGGTGCCGGCCACCGAGGACGAGTATGAGGAGAACAAGGCTCTCACGCCGCaagaggacggcggcgaagaggaggaggcgcagcaggcgacGCGCACGAGtcaagacggcgacgctgcagcGCGGAACGCACCGACTCCGGCGGCGAACctgtcggcggccgatgcGCAGGCTCGCCCACGGCAGAACCCGATCGTCTTCACGACGTACCGGTCAAACAcgccgctcgccgacgcaccgcaggcgccggcagcggcgcccaACATGGTGCGGGGCCAGCACAAGCTACTGCGAATCCACATCATGTCGGCGGACACAACGCCGGGGCAAATGGTGACGGTGGACGTGACGACGGACACGTACCTGGCAGAGGTGCTGGACCTGGTTTGTCGAAAGCGGcagctcgacaaggccaacCACGTGCTCAAGCTACCGGGATCGGGAGCGGTCGTGATGATTGATCGGCCAGTATCGTCCATTGGCAACGTGTCGGACCTTGAGCTGTACCGGAGGCGGTTTGCGACGGACGGCCCGCTGAGCATGACAGGCTCtcccagcagcgcgtcgcccaAGTCGGTACCGCTGGGAGACAACGCGGGCTCGGGCGGACGCCGGGCCAAGCTCAAAGCTCAGATGCTGGGGCCGCACCCGCTGGCGCGGGAGGCGCTCAAGCAGGATGAGCTGGCGAGCGCCAACCACAAGAAGTACACGGTGTGGCGGAAGCAGCCGATGCGCATCGTGGGCATGAGCGAACGAATCCTGGTGATTGACGGTGAGTACATCCACATCgtgccggcgtcgggcggcaAAGCGGtgcacgacggcagcgggaaGACAACGACGGTTCACTTTAGCAACGTGATCGGGTGCAAGGTGCCGCGGAAGCACCCGACCAACGTCAAGGTACGCGcgtcctttttcttctttcccGGCTTGTTCTTCCTTTTTGTGCGAAACATAACGCCCTttgggatggatgggtgagCGGCTGACAAGGCTGTAACGCCAAAAATAGCTCGTCATATACAAAGCGACGGAGAGCAAGCGGTACGACTTTGAGGCTCGAGGCgcagacgaggcggcggagattGTGGCGGAGCTCAAAAAGGGCATCTCGCCGTACCGCGAAGTGTGAGAGTGTGGGGGGAGCGGGCAATCGATGAACAGGAGCCGCATTTAGAAACACGGGATCGGCGGGGTCGCTGTATTACAAGTTACTGCGAGGCCGGCACTGTACTGTGCAGCATGGTCAAACATTGCAAGTGTGTCTTGATAAGTCGGCACGCGAGGCGTGAGCTGGTGTGAGTGTGCGTGGGGTCGGTGGGAGCGGCGTCGTGTCGTGGGCGCGCCAACTGTGGCTGAGGTCCTGGGGCTTACGTACTCggtgcgtacgtacgcagACGACGCCCGAGTCGTCGTGAGACAAGCAGTTGGCAGTGGATGGGGGTTCGTGGCAGCTCttgtgtcgtcgaggacgggcggcggcagcagccatggcgacgagcccggCCGCACATGCGTATCGGCCCGGCAAGGCGGCACGTAGAATCGAGAAAGCTTGGAGCCACGGAGGACCAGGAATTAGCGAGCGAGCAAACGAACCAAGCAGCaaggaagcaagcaagcgatGGAGCAGAATCTCCAATCTATGATGTCGCGTGCCCGCTGGTCTTCAACTATTGAAACCTGCTTATT is part of the Purpureocillium takamizusanense chromosome 7, complete sequence genome and encodes:
- the AVO1 gene encoding Component of a membrane-bound complex containing the Tor2p kinase (EggNog:ENOG503NVQ5~COG:G) → MSVIQLDELVSYQLRTSYLNEIADGVGERLLTINDGFLNSAPFKAAGWRPNSSHIKRTHSPPIPTAVASEYFQAPRQVGHTLEDGEEDGGMLTGGGADTMGPGMAIKRRRRREQMEEDDSSDLSDESDEEHEQRAAQQIKFSKMPVRQRAGSSPIQASHLKQQQQQQQTSPRIPRRGSQSALETVRERPRRDTVTSSEISSENEFDLPAAHRHREAARAAAKAVRLQDRINEEPTPALQRADTTLLPEEEEDEDDSDEGSEMSGDYVGSIDSASILEGVENPMNPSPTQPVIGTPPKNFTRQSTIRKSNAPPKPVTLEALPPPRPMSTIRPMSMVQPQSLLSAALKAREHKSSVPFQKFAHFSGQGTQGSINVRIYAPFSKTAGKPFEVLIRPRVQDGQNAERVVTVADLIGLSLYRYNEEKREPQIPAKKFSINWWTLRMVEEGGEVDDDFPPFERTKPLSAFTTVNNASARGGGRLRSNSSAFDEFALVPATEDEYEENKALTPQEDGGEEEEAQQATRTSQDGDAAARNAPTPAANLSAADAQARPRQNPIVFTTYRSNTPLADAPQAPAAAPNMVRGQHKLLRIHIMSADTTPGQMVTVDVTTDTYLAEVLDLVCRKRQLDKANHVLKLPGSGAVVMIDRPVSSIGNVSDLELYRRRFATDGPLSMTGSPSSASPKSVPLGDNAGSGGRRAKLKAQMLGPHPLAREALKQDELASANHKKYTVWRKQPMRIVGMSERILVIDGEYIHIVPASGGKAVHDGSGKTTTVHFSNVIGCKVPRKHPTNVKLVIYKATESKRYDFEARGADEAAEIVAELKKGISPYREV